In Erigeron canadensis isolate Cc75 chromosome 8, C_canadensis_v1, whole genome shotgun sequence, the DNA window GCACTTAGAATATATAGGCAATCATGTTCCAGTCAGCTccctcttctttcttcttctaacATCTTTAACCCTCCAGTTCCTTACTTGTAGCATGTAGCACAAATAGTCTTTCTTCTTATAAACTGgtacaaaataaaacaataaaacataCTAAGTTAATTAAACTGATCAAGGTGCATAATTTAACACCCCTCCTCAGCTTGATCATGAGAAGGGGTTGAAGAGTCCAAGCTGCATGCACAACTTTTGGTGCTGGTTTAGGGGAAGACCTTTTGTAAAGATATCAGAACTGTTTTCTTCAGATGTGACCTTAATTGTTTCAATGATTCCTAAAAGAATTTTTTCCCTAATGAAAAAGAGATCAAGTTCAAAGTGTTTGGTCTTTTCATGAAAGACAAGGTTGGCTGCAATTTGTATCGCAGCCTTACTGTCACAGAATATGCTAACAGGTCTAGTTTTGTGCACCCCAAGTTCTTCTAGGATTTTTTGAACCCAGATTACCTCACATGTAATAGCAGCCAGTGCTCTGAACTCAGCTTCAGCTGAAGATCTAGAGATGGTCTGCTGTTTTTTGCTTTTCCAAGAGATGGGGCAACTACCAAGAAAGAGAATGTAACCAGTTATACTCTTTCTAGTAGTCACCTTCTTGGCCCAGTTAGAGTCAACAAAGGCAGATAGGGAGAGGTTACCTTCTTTCTTGAAAAAAATGCCTTTACCTGGAGAACCTTTTAAGTACCTGATCACCCTCATGGCTAACTTAAAATGCAAGTCATGAGGGTTATGCATTAACTGGCTAAGAATGTGAACAACATATGCAATGTCTGGCCTTGTAAAAGTTAAATAGATGAGTTTACCaataagtttttgatacttagTGATGTTCCTTAAAGGAGCACCCTTGATATCATCATTATCAAGCACAAGCCTGGTTTCAATAAGTGTTTGAGAAGGTTTACACCCAAGAAGCCCAAATTCAGTAAGAAGATCAAGACAATACTTTCTTTGTGTAATACAAAGACCATCCTGTTCATCAAGAACTTCTATTCCAAGAAAGTATCTAAGCTTCCCTAGATCCTTGATAGAAAATTTTGTACTTAAGAACAGTTTACATTTCTCAATTTCATCAACAGAGTTACCTGTAATGATTATATCATCCACATAGACAAGTAATACAACAAAGGTTTTTCCAACAGTCCTAGTGAACAAGGAATGGTCACTCTTGCTTTGAACAAAGCCATTTTCAAACAATGCACTGGTTAGTTTTTCATTCCACTTTCTTGGAGCTTGTTTCAGCCCATACAAAGATTTAACCAATTTGCATACCCTAGGGTCAGAATTGGAATGATATCCAGGAGGGGtaacatataaacatctttAACAAGATCCTCATATAAAAAGACATTATTAATGTCAAGCTGATAAATAAGCCAATCATTGTTTCGAGCTCGAGCTTTACACTCTAACAAAGAAcagtatttaaattttaaagtaacAAAAAGTAATAGTTTATAGTTGGAGAGTACTGGCAACACTATTGTATTGATCGAATTGTAGATTATAGATTGCAATTTGATCAGAatagtatattaatatattgaaatatattCGTAACTTCAAATTTGCAGCATAgccaaatattttataaataaaataaagtacaaTTTAGAAACACATATAggttatatatacacaattgAATCGTATCTATCTGATTTCTTTAAG includes these proteins:
- the LOC122610748 gene encoding uncharacterized mitochondrial protein AtMg00810-like, whose translation is MGNSVDEIEKCKLFLSTKFSIKDLGKLRYFLGIEVLDEQDGLCITQRKYCLDLLTEFGLLGCKPSQTLIETRLVLDNDDIKGAPLRNITKYQKLIGKLIYLTFTRPDIAYVVHILSQLMHNPHDLHFKLAMRVIRYLKGSPGKGIFFKKEGNLSLSAFVDSNWAKKVTTRKSITGYILFLGSCPISWKSKKQQTISRSSAEAEFRALAAITCEVIWVQKILEELGVHKTRPVSIFCDSKAAIQIAANLVFHEKTKHFELDLFFIREKILLGIIETIKVTSEENSSDIFTKVYKKKDYLCYMLQVRNWRVKDVRRRKKRELTGT